The region ATTCTCATTTCTGTTAACTGaactcaagttgcagtaacttataatttcatattgtaaCAACTTTGAATCCTTATTTCTGTCaactcaactcaagttgcagtaacttataatttcatattgtaaCAACTTTGAATCCTTATTTCCGTCaactcaactcaagttgcagtaacttataatttcatattgtaaCAACTTTGAATCCTTATTTCCGTCaactcaactcaagttgcagtaacttataatttcatattgtaacaactttgaatccttacttctgttaactcaactcaagttgcagtaacttataatttcatattgtaacaactttgaatccttacttctgttaactcaactcaagttgcagtaactTAAACCTGTACATAGTACCCACTTAATTTCAGTTGAGTTAATTTAGTGGAATAGGTTAGAGTAACTTTAAATTGTGCACTGCAACAGTTAAGGtaagtcaaatatataaattaggaCCAATAACTACCcatcaaatgtataaataattacaGATGCAACATCTACCTTcaaaacttctttttttaatcattaaaacACAGCCTATCCAATCCTTTAGAACAAGGCCAAGTAACTGCTGAGACCCACAACTGTCCCAGTCTTAACACTTAAATAACATGAAGCACTTAAGTTGTGTTTTAACATTATATACTAGTATGAATCACATATTGAACACCATAATACAATGAGGTAGCAGTTGTGAGCTTAGCAAGATAAAGTTAAAAGGGAAAAGTCAGCACTTCGACAGTGAGACTACTAAAAACAGTACACTCGtctacgtaagggataatgtacagcgagccggtcattgttgtgatagGAACGTTGAGCGGCATCGcactgaaggggattctttcacaacaatgacccactagctgtacattatcccgcttattacacagttacttactgaagaaatcaataatttgacacaaaacggACTGTCAGAGTctaacatcagagctgcgcccatagcaacggtctgctataaagaaataacagaccgcagaacgccgtgattgaccaatcagaatcgagtattcaacaacgccgtgtaataaaccatgataaaatacaaaacataagaaGATTCAGAGTTACCACAAGAAGTAGCTCATGGGTTGAAATGGAACTCCAAACAGAACAATTGTGATCCAGAACTGTCAATCTAATAAAACtgtttaacaataaaataccAAGGTAGCCCAATTGTGTGTGTCATCAATTTACACACTATTCAATCTTAACATAAGTAACGTGGTTAACAATATCCAGTAAGGTGCAGGATAAATGTATAGGATAAAAGCATTCAGGCATGTTGGAGCGCAAGAGTGCAGGTAGGGAGACATAGAAGAGGAGTTAGAGGTAGATAAGAGTTTGTGAGTTGCAGAGAGACAGTTATCGTGTTGGCTGGACAGAAGGGGAGAGTTTTAGAGGTCAGAATTTGAGTGAGAACGGGAGAATATGCAAATTAAGTAAGAAAGTTAGACAAGTTAAGGTGACCGattgagagaggaaagaagatggcgagagaaatggagaaacaggaaaagggagaggagaggtggagagagtgaACTTAAAAGCAGAAGAGGTAGAGGGGGATCCATCTCAGGCAACGGAGATTTACATCATTCTACAAGGGGCAACAGGAACCTCTGCAATTCAAAACTGTCCCAGACCCAACATTATCAGCTAACTCGGTGGATTCACTGAAGGAGTTTGTTTTTGAAGGATCGGACCCTTGCAGAGAGATCAGTTCCAAGTTCCATGAAAACTTTCTGAATGGTTTCGAATGTGTACCTCAGTTCTTTTAGGTACTGGAGGTTTAAAGCGTAGATCAGCCCAAAGAGGTAAGCAAAAGCCGTTGGCAGGTCAGGGAGATCCTGGAGGACGATGTCTTCTtctacaacaacagcaacattaaTGACTGTTGCAGGAGCTGAACTGTCATCATCCTCCAACACAGTGAGGATACCCACGATGAGGCCCTTCGTCTGCTCCTCTTCTGGGTCAGTGGCCTTGTGAtgacagacagaaaatgagtgaagatactgtctcatataaaactagacaacctaaggaatcatcTTAGGGTTAAATATTTCCATCTCATACCCCGCAACCAAAAAATTAACCCCCATATACATGAAAGAAATTACATCAAGTAATAGCCAGCAAAGTACAACTCTTGAAGACGCTGTGGGCATTGGgacagataaagaaaacaaggaGGACACTGGGATGGATAGACTAGAATGGGACAAAATGGCAGAGAGGCAAAGGTTGAAGTCAAAGAGAGTCTATTTTtaataacagaataataataaatatttactttttctacTAATAACCACTCACCAGACAGTTCCTGAACAGCTTCTCATGACTGTCACGGAGATACAAGGGGAGGCCCTTCAAGGCTGCAGTGTGTCGATGTACTGTGATGTCAGATGTCTGAAACATAAAGGGTTGGAAGAAAAATTACACCAAGATGTAACTAACATGAAGAAAGCTAAGAACAAACATGGAAACATGCTTCACAGtttgtgttaaagctgcatttatttttttatttattttgcccaCTTAGGTGCAGGACTCAACAGACTGAAACAATCACACACTTGATATATTATGGCCTTATAAGGTTGATTATGTGGCAAACAGCTGTCCTCTTCCACATCCAGCAAATACCTGTTGAATGAAAGTCTAAGATTTACTCCTTTTAACTGATATAAATAGCTGGCTTTTTAGCTGTTAGGTGTTCCACTTTCTTCACCACCTTGTCGCTATCTTTGTCTGTCCCttaggtagtgtacagtggggttATTCTGATggtttgtcactatgagcaacaccttaaatttgacccattgtttatttaaaaatattgattagtgcagctttataaaaaaaaaaaaaaatcatttttatacatttatttccataATGTCAAGAATAATGAGATTATTAAGTCTAAAAATTCACCTCTTCATCCAGTCTGTTAAGGAGTTGATCCATCTCAGGCGGGAAAGCTGTCCGCCTAGCCCGATAGAGTTTAAGGAGCCTAGGAGTGTGCTGATTAATGGCTGCTCCGAAGTTGTCTATTAGGTCCTTGTTGGTGATCCGAAGAAACTCTTCCCTGATCTGTTGAAGAACAGAACAGCAAACGTAAATGTCAAATACAAAGTCAATACAATTTCAACATCATCCTcatgttaaaatatgtattttattaaccCTCATCCTGGGGACCACAAGAATAatctactgtaagaaacaaccatcatagcacCATGTTAACTTATGCcatctcaaaacattattgtgtgtaattaatgtcatctgaaggatgacattaattacactaATAATAAATTAGgacccatggcaaacatttgATTTATCTATTATATTTTACCTATTTTAACTGCATAGGCTGTAATTGGGTGCTTTTGGTGGGACCCCCAGGACCCCAAtacattggtatttttaaaaatcactaattaaaacagaaaacaatgatatgaagtcataaggaacaaattgattgacaaagtgATGAAAAATTTAAATGATAGAACAAAGCatgtgagatatgacaaaaagtataCCTTTGGGGTCTGCCAGTACCccagttggtaggatgagggttaacgGAAGTAAACAACTTCAGATTCTTATTTTGCAAAGACTAAATCTGAAAcacaacataatatattatttgcTCAGCTGCTTACCTCTGCCTCGTAAAACAGAGCAGGCCACCGCTCCTGAACCTCTGACACCATAGGCACTAGCTCCACAATCTCCTTGCGCCTCAGGGAGAATGTCACCTCCATCTGTTGCTTTATGAGTGCAACATTCTTATTCCTCTTCTTTAACTCCTCAACCAGAGCTAGTCTTTCCTCCTCCAGCGAGTCATCAGTATGGGTATCTGGGTGGTCAGGAACATAGTTAATCTCCCCTCgctttgctctcttcaaagaaGGACCTGCACCATCATCTTCACCGCTTCTTCTCCGGTTAATGCTGACCTCAATGCAGCCTGCGTTACGTAGCTTGGACCTGTAATTACCAAGTTTGtattttatgctcattttccaTCCATCATACCCCGTTACACTGCCCGGTTCTTGAAGACAGGGGTGCCTATTGACGAGAGCAGAAGCAACAGACTCAATCTATGAAGAGCAATCAGTATACTCACCATTCTGCGTCCCTTCAATGCAGCAGGCACACTTTTGGGGtcaccagtatcttccctcccACTGTGTATGCAGTCAATGGATGATGGTTGTTGAGAGCCTCAGGATCGAAAATCTCAGTGTCTGCATAGATGTTCTCCACAAGCTTGAAAGACCTAAAATGCAAAAGGACATCATCCAAAGAAGGTGTTTTGATGTCAGTTACTTTCTCCACATGTAACACTGGCTTGAAAAGACTTTGGTTATCAAATTGGCATGCCATCATCTGCTGGTGTTTTGTGGACAGCATGAGAAGCACATTTTTTGCTCAGTCttattgaaaaaagtgtgttttcactcaaaCCTCATTGTCCATAATTCCACCAATGGACCAAAGCAGCAAAATCCGGAAAAGTTTCTGTGACTGCATTCATTTCAATCTGAAAGACAAAGGTGACAATTTGCTGGAAATTAGCAAAGCAGGCAGTGGTAGAATAATTAATGATGTGGTTAATTTCGCTCAAACAGGTTCTTAATAAGTTTTAAACATATCAATTTAATGTAATTGTAAACAGTAGACTGCTCTCTGGAATTGACAGTATTTTGACAAATTTAATACAATATTCTGTcccattcatttggagttatGAAGttatcatttttagaatagctTATGCAAAGAGTCTGCACATGgctctccactcctccactcagACCTCACAAGCAAACATGGAGGTGCAGAGCCGAAATGGCGGTGGCTAGCCgggctaacggtgctaacagagctaatagaGCTAATTGTGGGGCACACCGTAAAAACaaggccgacggacgctcaccgacggccccaaactgtccgtcgGTCGACCATCGGCCCGTTGTGTCAGTGCATCTGAGGCAATA is a window of Sebastes umbrosus isolate fSebUmb1 chromosome 11, fSebUmb1.pri, whole genome shotgun sequence DNA encoding:
- the LOC119496700 gene encoding uncharacterized protein LOC119496700 isoform X2, which gives rise to MEVTFSLRRKEIVELVPMVSEVQERWPALFYEAEIREEFLRITNKDLIDNFGAAINQHTPRLLKLYRARRTAFPPEMDQLLNRLDEEATDPEEEQTKGLIVGILTVLEDDDSSAPATVINVAVVVEEDIVLQDLPDLPTAFAYLFGLIYALNLQYLKELRYTFETIQKVFMELGTDLSARVRSFKNKLLQ
- the LOC119496700 gene encoding uncharacterized protein LOC119496700 isoform X1; amino-acid sequence: MEVTFSLRRKEIVELVPMVSEVQERWPALFYEAEIREEFLRITNKDLIDNFGAAINQHTPRLLKLYRARRTAFPPEMDQLLNRLDEETSDITVHRHTAALKGLPLYLRDSHEKLFRNCLATDPEEEQTKGLIVGILTVLEDDDSSAPATVINVAVVVEEDIVLQDLPDLPTAFAYLFGLIYALNLQYLKELRYTFETIQKVFMELGTDLSARVRSFKNKLLQ